A section of the Mycolicibacterium anyangense genome encodes:
- a CDS encoding adenosylmethionine--8-amino-7-oxononanoate transaminase: MSALTPEQISAIDTAHVWHPYSTIGAEAMAPVVAVAAKGAWLTLVRDGTEIPALDAMASWWTAVHGHGHPVLDEAVRRQLSVMNHVMFGGLTHEPAARLAQLLVDITPQGLDTVFFSDSGSVSVEVAIKMALQYWRSLGRYGKNRMMTWRGGYHGDTFTPMSVCDPDGGMHSLWTDVLFPQIFAPAVPTEYEPGYVEAFEAQLRQHADEVAAVIVEPVVQGAGGMRFHDPRYLADLRDICDRHNVLLIFDEIATGFGRTGEMFAADHAGVSPDIMCVGKALTGGYVTLAATLCTRDIAATISGSDAGALMHGPTFMANALACAVSVASVEVLLGQDWRGKVAEIGAGLARGLEPARALPSVADVRVCGAIGVIETRRPVDVPTVTRVALDNGVWLRPFRNLIYAMPPFVCTPDEIDQITSAMVAAARALT; encoded by the coding sequence GTGTCGGCGTTGACCCCTGAACAGATCAGTGCGATCGATACCGCGCACGTCTGGCACCCGTACAGCACGATCGGCGCCGAGGCGATGGCGCCGGTGGTGGCGGTGGCGGCCAAGGGGGCCTGGCTCACCCTGGTGCGAGACGGCACCGAGATCCCGGCGCTGGACGCGATGGCCTCGTGGTGGACCGCGGTGCACGGGCACGGCCATCCCGTCCTCGACGAGGCCGTGCGCCGCCAGCTCTCGGTGATGAATCACGTCATGTTCGGCGGGCTCACCCACGAACCGGCCGCCCGGCTGGCCCAGTTACTGGTCGACATCACCCCGCAGGGCCTGGACACGGTGTTCTTCTCCGACTCCGGTTCGGTATCGGTCGAGGTCGCGATCAAGATGGCCCTGCAGTACTGGCGCAGCCTGGGCCGATACGGCAAGAACCGGATGATGACCTGGCGCGGCGGCTATCACGGCGACACGTTCACGCCGATGAGCGTGTGCGATCCCGACGGGGGCATGCACTCGCTGTGGACGGACGTGCTGTTCCCGCAGATTTTCGCCCCTGCCGTCCCCACTGAATACGAGCCCGGCTATGTCGAGGCCTTCGAAGCGCAGCTCCGCCAGCACGCCGACGAGGTCGCGGCGGTGATCGTCGAACCGGTGGTACAGGGGGCGGGCGGGATGCGCTTCCACGACCCCCGCTACCTGGCCGACCTCCGGGACATCTGCGATCGCCACAACGTGCTGCTGATCTTCGACGAGATCGCCACCGGATTCGGGCGTACCGGTGAGATGTTCGCCGCCGACCACGCCGGCGTCAGCCCCGACATCATGTGTGTCGGCAAGGCACTGACGGGTGGGTACGTCACCCTGGCGGCGACGCTGTGCACCCGCGACATCGCCGCCACCATCAGTGGTAGCGATGCCGGAGCGCTGATGCACGGCCCCACGTTCATGGCCAACGCTCTGGCGTGTGCGGTGTCGGTGGCCTCGGTGGAGGTACTGCTCGGACAGGACTGGCGGGGCAAGGTCGCCGAGATCGGCGCCGGTCTGGCACGGGGCCTGGAGCCCGCGCGGGCCCTGCCGTCGGTCGCCGATGTCCGGGTATGCGGTGCCATCGGGGTGATCGAGACCCGCAGGCCCGTCGACGTCCCGACCGTCACCCGCGTCGCCCTGGACAACGGCGTATGGCTGCGGCCGTTCCGCAACCTGATCTACGCGATGCCGCCGTTCGTCTGCACCCCCGACGAAATCGACCAGATCACCTCGGCGATGGTCGCCGCCGCGCGTGCTTTAACCTGA
- a CDS encoding 8-amino-7-oxononanoate synthase: MTRVGVSPLAWLDAVEQQRRQAGLRRSLRQRPAVACELDLASNDYLGLSQHPAVIDGGVAALRTWGAGSTGSRLVTGNTELHEQFETALAEFMGAESALVFSSGYAANLGAVTALSGPGSLVVSDALAHASLVDACRLSRARVAVTAHNDVDAVEAALAARDEERALVITDSVFSTDGALAPLRRLHEVCRRHRALLLVDEAHGLGVRGSGGRGLVHEVGLAGEPDVVVTTTMSKSLGSQGGVVLGPTVVRDHLIDAARTFIFDTGLTPAAVGAAAAALGVLTEEPWRAEAVISRARELAEMCDVPEAPESAVVSVILGDPEVAVATAAACLDAGVRVGCFRPPTVPAGTSRLRLTARASLSDEEMALARGIFRTVLGMPQS, from the coding sequence GTGACCCGCGTAGGTGTTTCACCGCTGGCTTGGCTCGACGCCGTCGAGCAGCAGCGCCGGCAGGCTGGCCTGCGCCGGTCGTTGCGTCAGCGGCCCGCCGTGGCCTGCGAACTCGACCTGGCCTCCAACGACTACCTGGGGCTGTCCCAGCACCCGGCCGTCATCGACGGCGGTGTGGCCGCGCTGCGTACCTGGGGTGCCGGGTCCACCGGATCGAGGCTGGTGACCGGTAACACCGAACTGCACGAACAGTTCGAGACCGCGCTCGCCGAGTTCATGGGTGCCGAGTCGGCGCTGGTGTTCTCCTCCGGCTACGCCGCCAATCTCGGTGCAGTGACGGCACTTTCAGGCCCCGGCTCGCTGGTGGTCTCCGATGCGCTGGCGCACGCCTCCCTGGTCGACGCCTGCCGGCTGTCGCGGGCGCGGGTTGCGGTGACCGCCCACAATGACGTCGATGCCGTCGAGGCGGCGCTAGCTGCCCGCGACGAGGAACGCGCTCTGGTCATCACCGACTCGGTGTTCAGCACCGACGGTGCGCTGGCGCCGCTGCGGCGGCTGCACGAGGTCTGCCGCAGGCACCGCGCCCTGCTGCTGGTCGACGAGGCGCACGGCCTGGGAGTGCGGGGCAGCGGTGGCCGCGGACTGGTCCACGAGGTGGGCCTGGCCGGTGAGCCCGATGTCGTGGTGACGACGACGATGTCGAAGTCGCTGGGCAGTCAGGGCGGCGTGGTCCTGGGGCCGACCGTGGTCCGTGACCATCTGATCGACGCGGCGCGCACCTTTATTTTCGACACCGGCCTCACCCCGGCAGCCGTCGGCGCGGCGGCCGCGGCGCTGGGTGTGCTGACCGAGGAACCGTGGCGAGCCGAGGCCGTGATCAGCCGGGCCCGCGAGCTCGCGGAGATGTGCGACGTGCCCGAAGCCCCCGAGTCTGCCGTCGTGTCGGTGATCCTGGGCGATCCCGAGGTGGCGGTCGCCACCGCGGCGGCGTGCCTGGACGCCGGTGTGCGGGTCGGCTGCTTCCGCCCGCCGACGGTGCCTGCCGGCACCTCGCGGCTGCGACTGACCGCACGTGCCTCGCTCAGCGATGAGGAAATGGCGCTGGCCCGCGGGATCTTCCGCACTGTGCTGGGTATGCCGCAGTCATGA
- the bioD gene encoding dethiobiotin synthase has protein sequence MSILVITGTNTGVGKTVVTAALACHARVTGRDVAVCKPVQTGTADGDDDLAEIRRLAGVTELVGVARYPEPLAPAAAAEHAGLPLPSLADLLAAVRAVDRPGQLTLVEGAGGLLVELTDSGATLRDLAVELAAPVLTVAESGLGTLNHTALNLEALANKGLSTAGLVIGAWPAQPGPVEKSNRDALARMAPVRAALPSGASTLSPKDFELLSSRAFDPDWVAGL, from the coding sequence ATGAGCATCCTCGTCATCACGGGCACCAACACCGGCGTCGGCAAGACCGTCGTCACCGCCGCGCTGGCCTGCCACGCCCGGGTCACCGGTCGCGACGTCGCGGTCTGCAAGCCGGTCCAGACCGGCACCGCCGACGGCGACGACGACCTGGCCGAGATACGCCGTCTGGCCGGCGTCACCGAGTTGGTCGGGGTGGCGCGCTACCCGGAGCCACTGGCGCCGGCTGCCGCCGCCGAACACGCCGGCCTGCCGCTGCCGTCGTTGGCCGATCTGCTGGCCGCCGTCCGTGCCGTCGACCGGCCGGGCCAGCTCACCCTCGTCGAAGGGGCGGGCGGACTGCTGGTCGAACTGACCGACAGCGGCGCCACGCTGCGGGACCTGGCAGTCGAACTCGCCGCGCCGGTGCTCACCGTCGCCGAGTCCGGCCTGGGGACTCTCAACCACACCGCCTTGAATTTGGAAGCCCTTGCCAATAAAGGACTTTCGACGGCTGGGCTGGTAATCGGCGCGTGGCCCGCCCAACCGGGCCCGGTCGAGAAGTCGAACCGCGACGCGCTGGCCCGGATGGCGCCGGTACGCGCCGCACTGCCCTCCGGGGCATCGACCCTGTCGCCCAAGGATTTCGAGCTGCTGAGCTCCCGGGCCTTCGATCCCGACTGGGTAGCCGGTCTCTAG
- a CDS encoding 2'-5' RNA ligase family protein yields MAHSIELLLDDHSDAAIRQLWAALDDAGLPSQLRVRSATNRPHITMLAAERITPDVDAALAALVPRFPLDITIGAPVIFTGARLTLARLGVASEPLLDLHREVYQRCLQHVAREPYRHSAPGYWTPHVTLGRRLTAEDIGTAIQVIEPLCADISARIAGLRRWDGDQRVEHQLIG; encoded by the coding sequence ATGGCGCACTCGATCGAGCTGCTGCTCGACGACCACAGCGACGCCGCGATCCGGCAGCTGTGGGCCGCCCTCGACGATGCGGGACTGCCCAGTCAGCTGCGGGTGAGGTCGGCTACCAACCGCCCGCACATCACGATGCTCGCCGCCGAACGAATCACGCCCGACGTCGACGCCGCGCTGGCGGCCCTGGTGCCGCGTTTCCCACTCGATATCACAATCGGGGCACCCGTGATCTTCACCGGCGCACGGCTCACTCTGGCCCGGCTCGGGGTGGCCTCGGAGCCACTTCTGGACCTGCACCGTGAGGTTTACCAACGCTGCCTGCAGCATGTGGCGCGGGAGCCGTACCGGCACAGCGCACCCGGGTACTGGACACCGCACGTCACGCTGGGGCGCCGGCTGACCGCCGAAGACATCGGCACCGCGATTCAGGTCATCGAACCGCTGTGCGCCGATATCAGCGCCCGCATCGCCGGGCTGCGCCGCTGGGACGGTGACCAGCGGGTCGAGCACCAGTTGATCGGTTAG
- a CDS encoding TetR/AcrR family transcriptional regulator codes for MQLHKRDVVAKAAAILDNYGIADLTMRRLARELDVTPGALYWHFANKQQLLGAVADEVLAPACAALPATGWRERIELVCRALRDALLSHTDGAELVSASFAAGQSRAVDHILGVLAEAAGEAGVDGGHRVQAARTVLHYVLGVTADEQSRLQWDAAGADLPGQQSVLSTDPSAGFAFGLRLLTDGLAAQRLAIADAP; via the coding sequence GTGCAGCTGCACAAACGCGACGTGGTGGCCAAGGCCGCCGCCATCCTGGACAACTACGGCATCGCCGACCTCACGATGCGCCGGCTCGCCCGCGAGCTCGACGTGACGCCCGGTGCCCTGTATTGGCATTTCGCCAACAAGCAGCAACTGCTCGGCGCGGTGGCCGACGAGGTGTTGGCGCCCGCCTGCGCCGCGCTGCCCGCAACCGGCTGGCGCGAGCGCATCGAGCTGGTGTGCCGCGCGTTGCGCGACGCGCTGCTCTCGCACACCGACGGTGCCGAACTGGTGTCCGCCAGCTTCGCCGCCGGCCAGTCCCGCGCCGTCGACCACATCCTCGGGGTGCTGGCCGAGGCGGCCGGCGAGGCCGGCGTCGACGGTGGCCACCGGGTGCAGGCCGCCCGCACCGTGCTGCACTACGTCCTCGGCGTCACCGCCGACGAGCAATCCAGGCTGCAGTGGGACGCCGCCGGGGCCGACCTCCCCGGCCAACAGTCGGTGCTGTCGACCGATCCGTCGGCGGGGTTCGCATTCGGTCTGCGACTGCTCACCGACGGGCTGGCCGCCCAACGGCTGGCCATCGCGGACGCGCCCTAA
- the bioB gene encoding biotin synthase BioB translates to MDVLASAREQVLERGEGLSQEQILDVLQLPDDRLEELLALAHEVRMRWCGPEVEVEGIISLKTGGCPEDCHFCSQSGLFSSPVRSAWLDIPSLVEAAKQTAKTGATEFCIVAAVRGPDERLMAQVAAGIEAIRNEVEIHVACSLGMLNQEQVDRLAEMGVHRYNHNLETAKSFFPNVVTTHTWEERWETLQMVRDAGMEVCCGGILGMGETLEQRAEFAANLAELDPHEVPLNFLNPRPGTPFGDLEVLPAAEALKAVAAFRLALPRTMLRFAGGREITLGDLGAKKGILGGVNAVIVGNYLTTLGRPAEADLELLEDLQMPIKALNASL, encoded by the coding sequence GTGGACGTATTGGCATCAGCCCGGGAACAGGTGCTCGAGCGCGGTGAGGGTCTGTCGCAGGAGCAGATCCTCGACGTCCTGCAGCTGCCCGACGACCGGCTCGAGGAGCTGCTCGCGCTGGCCCACGAGGTCCGCATGCGCTGGTGTGGTCCCGAGGTCGAGGTCGAGGGCATCATCAGCCTGAAAACCGGTGGCTGCCCAGAGGATTGCCACTTCTGCTCGCAGTCGGGCCTGTTCTCCTCGCCGGTGCGCAGTGCCTGGCTGGACATCCCGAGCCTGGTCGAGGCCGCCAAGCAGACCGCCAAGACCGGCGCCACCGAGTTCTGCATCGTGGCCGCCGTCCGCGGTCCCGACGAGCGGCTGATGGCCCAGGTCGCCGCTGGTATCGAGGCGATCCGCAATGAGGTGGAGATCCACGTCGCCTGCTCGCTGGGCATGCTCAACCAGGAGCAGGTGGACCGGCTGGCCGAGATGGGCGTGCACCGCTACAACCACAACTTGGAGACGGCCAAGTCGTTCTTCCCGAACGTGGTCACCACCCACACCTGGGAGGAGCGCTGGGAGACGCTGCAGATGGTCCGCGACGCCGGCATGGAGGTCTGCTGCGGCGGCATCCTGGGGATGGGAGAGACGCTGGAGCAGCGCGCCGAGTTCGCCGCCAACCTCGCCGAACTCGACCCGCACGAGGTGCCACTGAACTTCCTGAACCCGCGTCCGGGCACACCGTTCGGTGACCTGGAGGTCCTGCCGGCAGCCGAGGCGCTCAAGGCGGTCGCGGCGTTCCGTCTGGCACTGCCGCGCACTATGCTCCGCTTCGCCGGCGGCCGCGAGATCACCCTGGGCGACCTGGGCGCCAAGAAGGGAATCCTCGGTGGCGTCAACGCCGTCATCGTCGGCAACTACCTGACCACGCTCGGCCGGCCCGCCGAGGCCGACCTCGAGCTGCTCGAGGATTTGCAGATGCCCATCAAGGCCCTCAACGCCAGCCTGTAG
- the bsaP gene encoding biotin synthase auxiliary protein BsaP, whose translation MVEQLPAPVGAGIYNVYTGAQAGSAVPTAAQLGLEPPRFCAECGRRMVVQVRPDGWWAQCSRHGHVDSKDLETQR comes from the coding sequence ATGGTCGAGCAGCTGCCCGCGCCGGTCGGTGCCGGGATCTACAACGTCTACACCGGTGCGCAGGCCGGGAGTGCGGTGCCGACGGCGGCGCAGCTCGGTCTGGAGCCGCCCCGGTTCTGTGCCGAGTGCGGTCGCCGGATGGTGGTCCAGGTTCGGCCGGACGGCTGGTGGGCGCAGTGCTCCCGGCACGGCCACGTCGACTCCAAGGACCTGGAGACGCAGCGATGA
- a CDS encoding DUF2567 domain-containing protein yields MSLSRRSAAVIVVGGLALSGAIVGALWSWLAPPAHGVVALTRSGQRIQTYLGSESDHLFVAAAMLIGMLTPLAIIAAVLVWQWRAHRGPVLVTALWVGSVAAAATAAGVGAALAHWRYGSVPFETAPVTPEHRIYYFTEAPPVFFAHGPLQIATTLLFPAAIAALVYALMAVATPRDDLGASPAQEHPDLLIPAQP; encoded by the coding sequence ATGAGCCTCTCCCGCCGCTCGGCAGCGGTGATCGTTGTTGGGGGACTGGCACTTTCGGGTGCGATCGTCGGTGCGCTGTGGTCCTGGTTGGCTCCACCCGCCCACGGCGTCGTGGCGCTGACCCGCTCGGGTCAGCGCATTCAGACCTACCTCGGCAGCGAGTCGGATCACCTGTTCGTGGCCGCCGCGATGCTCATCGGCATGCTCACCCCGCTGGCGATCATCGCCGCGGTACTGGTGTGGCAGTGGCGGGCACACCGCGGCCCGGTGCTGGTGACCGCACTCTGGGTCGGTTCGGTGGCGGCGGCCGCCACGGCCGCGGGAGTCGGTGCGGCACTGGCGCATTGGCGCTACGGCAGTGTCCCGTTCGAGACGGCCCCGGTGACTCCGGAGCATCGCATCTACTACTTCACCGAGGCGCCGCCGGTCTTCTTCGCCCACGGCCCGTTGCAGATCGCGACCACGCTGCTGTTCCCCGCGGCGATCGCGGCTCTGGTCTATGCGCTGATGGCGGTGGCCACTCCGCGCGACGATCTCGGTGCGTCACCGGCCCAGGAGCATCCCGACCTGCTGATCCCGGCGCAGCCTTAA
- a CDS encoding lipase family protein: MTVAAGVPSPEWIGRAPHEELVRGGRPVLPGNDPFYGPPAGFEHSEPGTVLRSRDVELGFLGLVPQRVNATQLLYRSQDLNGIPQAAVTTVLVPAGHSPEHTRHVVSYQCAIDAVSARCFPSYAMRRHAKAVGSLAQLEYLLVAAALAEGWVVSVPDHEGPDGMWGAPHEPGYRVLDGLRATLNFERFGLAKDSQVGLWGYSGGGLASAWAAEVHAEYAPELNIVGAVLGSPVGDLGNTFRRLNGSYLAALPALVVSALAKTFPELNRVIEEHATEDGRALLASLDQMTTMQAVIRMFRKDMDDLVRPPLDDVLEMPEVQDVFASIKLGGTAPELPVLIVQAVHDSVIAVEDIDDLAQTYYAGGAQVTYHRDMFSEHMLLHPMSAPMTLRWLTDRFAGRPLDAHIIRTHWPTLLNPMTYAGMWRLGGIVARVMAGGRVPFRPL; the protein is encoded by the coding sequence ATGACTGTTGCCGCCGGGGTCCCGAGTCCCGAATGGATCGGCCGCGCACCGCACGAGGAGCTCGTACGTGGCGGCCGCCCCGTGCTGCCCGGCAACGATCCGTTCTACGGGCCGCCGGCCGGCTTCGAGCACTCCGAGCCGGGCACGGTCCTGCGTTCACGCGACGTCGAACTGGGCTTTCTCGGCCTGGTCCCCCAGCGGGTGAACGCCACCCAGCTGCTGTACCGCTCCCAGGATCTCAACGGCATCCCCCAGGCAGCGGTGACCACCGTTCTGGTGCCTGCCGGTCACAGCCCCGAGCACACCCGCCACGTGGTGTCCTACCAGTGCGCCATCGACGCGGTCTCCGCACGGTGCTTCCCGTCCTACGCGATGCGCAGGCATGCCAAGGCGGTCGGCTCGTTGGCTCAGCTGGAGTATCTGCTGGTGGCCGCCGCACTCGCCGAGGGTTGGGTGGTCTCGGTGCCCGATCACGAAGGCCCCGACGGCATGTGGGGCGCCCCGCACGAGCCGGGCTACCGGGTGCTCGACGGGCTGCGCGCCACCTTGAATTTCGAGCGGTTCGGCTTGGCCAAGGACAGCCAGGTCGGACTGTGGGGCTACTCCGGCGGCGGGCTGGCCAGCGCCTGGGCGGCCGAAGTGCACGCCGAGTACGCCCCCGAACTCAACATCGTCGGTGCCGTACTGGGGTCGCCGGTCGGCGATCTGGGCAACACCTTCCGCAGGCTCAACGGCTCCTACCTGGCGGCGCTGCCCGCACTGGTGGTCTCGGCCCTGGCGAAGACCTTCCCCGAACTCAACCGGGTGATCGAGGAGCACGCCACCGAGGACGGCCGCGCCCTGCTGGCCAGCCTGGACCAGATGACCACCATGCAAGCCGTCATCCGGATGTTCCGTAAGGACATGGACGATCTGGTGCGCCCGCCCCTCGACGACGTGCTCGAGATGCCGGAGGTGCAGGACGTCTTCGCCAGCATCAAGCTCGGCGGGACGGCACCGGAACTTCCGGTGCTGATCGTGCAGGCCGTGCACGACTCGGTGATCGCCGTGGAAGACATCGACGATCTGGCGCAGACCTATTACGCCGGTGGCGCGCAGGTTACCTACCACCGCGACATGTTCAGCGAACACATGCTGCTGCACCCGATGTCGGCCCCGATGACACTGCGCTGGCTGACCGACCGGTTCGCCGGCCGACCGCTGGACGCACACATCATCCGCACCCACTGGCCGACGCTACTCAATCCGATGACCTACGCCGGTATGTGGCGGCTTGGCGGCATCGTCGCCCGCGTGATGGCCGGCGGCCGGGTTCCGTTCCGCCCGCTCTGA
- a CDS encoding NUDIX hydrolase — protein MRHTSTEHEVLAVVFQVGDVTSRKPALNVLLWQRALDPERGKWALPGGRLRDDEDLTTSVRRQLAEKVDVREIAHLEQLAVFSEPGRVPGVRTIASTFLGLVPSPATPELPPDTRWHPVNDLPPMAFDHGPMVAYAQARLVAKLSYTNIGFALAPREFALSTLRDIYGAALGYQVDATNLQRVLGRRGVITPTGTTAHPGRNGGRPAALYRFTDSQIRVTDEFAALRPPG, from the coding sequence ATGCGTCATACTAGCACTGAACATGAAGTGCTCGCCGTCGTATTCCAGGTTGGTGACGTCACCTCCCGGAAACCCGCCCTCAACGTGCTGTTATGGCAGCGGGCGCTGGATCCCGAGCGCGGCAAATGGGCGTTGCCCGGCGGCCGGCTGCGCGACGACGAAGACCTCACCACCTCGGTTCGCCGCCAGCTCGCCGAGAAGGTCGACGTCCGTGAGATCGCCCACCTCGAGCAGCTTGCGGTGTTCTCCGAACCCGGACGCGTTCCGGGCGTGCGCACCATCGCGTCGACATTCCTGGGGTTGGTGCCCTCCCCCGCTACCCCGGAACTTCCACCGGACACCCGCTGGCACCCGGTGAACGACCTGCCGCCGATGGCCTTCGACCACGGGCCGATGGTGGCCTACGCCCAGGCCCGCCTGGTGGCCAAACTCTCCTATACGAACATCGGATTCGCCTTGGCGCCAAGGGAATTCGCATTGTCGACTCTGCGGGACATCTACGGGGCAGCGCTGGGCTACCAGGTGGACGCCACCAACCTGCAACGGGTGCTGGGCCGCCGCGGTGTCATCACCCCGACCGGAACCACGGCGCACCCGGGCCGCAACGGGGGCCGGCCAGCCGCCCTGTACCGCTTCACCGACTCCCAGATCCGGGTCACCGACGAGTTCGCCGCGTTGCGCCCCCCTGGGTGA